A genomic stretch from Cellulomonas sp. KRMCY2 includes:
- the metE gene encoding 5-methyltetrahydropteroyltriglutamate--homocysteine S-methyltransferase: MTTIGTTVLGYPRIGPRRELKRAVEQYWAGRIDQAALLEVGRGLRAATWAELRDAGLDSVPGNTFSFYDHVLDTAALFDALPSRFAAIGLSPLDTYFAAARGYGQEPPLELTKWFDTNYHYLVPELGPETVFRLAGDKPLAEFREALDQGIVTRPVLLGPVTFLLLAKPTASGFDPLSLLDRLLDVYAELLTRLHAEGAPWVQLDEPAFAADRTSAELDALRRAYARLGGLAERPQLLVTGYYGDLGPALAVLADAPIEAVAVDFVAAPGSSLAGLPGLRDKTVVAGLVDSRNVWRTDLPAALATARALLGFARQVAVSASATLLHVPYDLDAETALQPKVRERLAFARQKVREVVLLGAALAGEAGADWTVEVARPSPAPRRDDVVRARVSALRPEHLDRVPFEQRAAAQQELLGLPLLATTTIGSFPQTEQIRRSRAELRSGALDTCVYEQRMCEEIARVIALQEDVGLDVLVHGEPERNDMVQYFAEHLDGFATTQHGWVQSYGSRCVRPPVLHGDVSRPAPITVRWTTYAQGLTTKPVKGMLTGPVTILAWSFVRDDQPLAETASQVALALRDEIGDLEAAGTHIVQVDEPALRELLPLREAQRSAYLAWAVGAFRLATAGAAPTTQVHTHLCYSEFGDVMSAIEGLDADVTTIEAARSGMEILGDLQAAGFARAVGPGVYDIHSPRVPSEDDIVALLTEAVRAVPGERLWVNPDCGLKTRGYAEVEPALRHLVAATRRIRATLQ; encoded by the coding sequence GTGACCACGATCGGTACCACCGTCCTCGGATACCCGAGAATCGGCCCGCGCCGGGAGCTGAAGCGCGCCGTCGAGCAGTACTGGGCCGGAAGGATCGACCAGGCCGCCCTGCTGGAGGTCGGGCGGGGCCTGCGCGCCGCGACCTGGGCCGAGCTGCGCGACGCCGGGCTGGACTCCGTCCCTGGCAACACGTTCTCGTTCTACGACCACGTGCTCGACACGGCGGCCCTGTTCGACGCCCTGCCGTCGCGGTTCGCCGCGATCGGACTGTCCCCGCTGGACACCTACTTCGCGGCGGCGCGCGGGTACGGCCAGGAGCCGCCGCTGGAGCTGACCAAGTGGTTCGACACGAACTACCACTACCTCGTCCCGGAGTTGGGGCCCGAGACCGTGTTCCGGCTCGCCGGGGACAAGCCGCTGGCCGAGTTCCGCGAGGCTCTCGACCAGGGCATCGTCACGCGACCGGTGCTGCTCGGCCCGGTGACCTTCCTGCTGCTCGCCAAGCCGACCGCCAGCGGGTTCGACCCGCTTAGCCTTCTCGACAGGCTGCTCGACGTCTACGCCGAGCTGCTCACTCGGCTGCACGCCGAGGGTGCGCCCTGGGTGCAGCTCGACGAGCCGGCGTTCGCTGCCGACCGCACCTCGGCCGAGCTGGACGCCCTGCGTCGTGCCTACGCGCGGCTGGGTGGCCTGGCGGAGCGGCCGCAGCTGCTCGTCACCGGGTACTACGGCGACCTCGGGCCGGCGCTCGCGGTCCTGGCGGACGCCCCGATCGAGGCAGTGGCGGTCGACTTCGTCGCGGCGCCCGGCAGCTCGCTCGCCGGCCTGCCCGGGCTGCGGGACAAGACCGTCGTGGCCGGCCTGGTGGACAGCCGCAACGTCTGGCGGACGGACCTCCCGGCGGCGCTGGCCACCGCCCGGGCGCTGCTGGGATTCGCCCGGCAGGTGGCTGTTTCGGCGTCTGCGACGCTGCTGCACGTGCCCTACGACCTGGACGCAGAGACCGCCCTGCAGCCGAAGGTGCGCGAGCGGCTGGCATTCGCCCGCCAGAAGGTGCGTGAGGTCGTGCTCCTCGGGGCTGCCCTCGCGGGCGAGGCAGGGGCGGACTGGACGGTGGAGGTCGCCAGGCCGTCACCCGCCCCGCGCCGCGACGACGTCGTCCGCGCCCGCGTCTCGGCGCTGCGCCCCGAGCACCTGGACCGCGTGCCGTTCGAGCAACGCGCTGCCGCCCAGCAGGAGCTGCTGGGACTGCCGCTCCTGGCCACGACGACCATCGGCTCGTTCCCGCAGACCGAGCAGATCCGACGTAGCCGCGCGGAGCTACGCTCGGGCGCGCTCGACACCTGCGTCTACGAGCAGCGGATGTGCGAGGAGATCGCCCGCGTCATCGCGCTGCAGGAGGACGTCGGCCTGGACGTGCTGGTGCACGGCGAGCCCGAGCGCAACGACATGGTGCAGTACTTTGCCGAGCACCTCGACGGGTTCGCCACCACGCAGCACGGTTGGGTGCAGTCCTACGGCTCGCGGTGCGTGCGGCCGCCCGTCCTGCACGGGGACGTGTCCCGGCCCGCCCCGATCACGGTCCGCTGGACCACCTACGCCCAGGGTCTGACCACCAAGCCCGTCAAGGGGATGCTCACCGGCCCCGTCACGATCCTGGCGTGGTCGTTCGTGCGCGACGACCAACCGCTGGCCGAGACTGCGTCGCAGGTCGCTCTCGCACTGCGCGACGAGATCGGGGACCTCGAGGCAGCGGGCACCCACATCGTGCAGGTCGACGAGCCCGCGCTGCGCGAGCTCCTGCCGCTGCGGGAGGCGCAGCGCTCGGCGTACCTGGCTTGGGCGGTCGGCGCGTTCCGGCTCGCCACCGCCGGGGCCGCACCGACCACGCAGGTCCACACGCACCTTTGCTACTCGGAGTTCGGCGACGTGATGAGCGCGATCGAGGGTCTGGACGCCGACGTGACGACGATCGAGGCGGCACGCTCAGGGATGGAGATCCTTGGCGACCTGCAGGCGGCCGGCTTCGCACGTGCCGTCGGGCCGGGGGTCTACGACATCCACTCGCCGCGGGTGCCGAGCGAGGACGACATCGTCGCCCTGCTCACCGAGGCGGTGCGTGCGGTGCCCGGTGAGCGGCTGTGGGTCAACCCGGACTGCGGGCTGAAGACCCGCGGCTACGCCGAGGTCGAGCCCGCGCTGCGCCACCTTGTCGCGGCGACGCGCCGAATCCGAGCGACGCTGCAATGA
- a CDS encoding MFS transporter, producing MCPQLEHATTLETRSNPEGAAMPLAAKRAVRGGVLGNYVDQFDIFLPIIALAPAAASLYGAENVATNAGLIFVATLIGRPLGAAIFGPVADRIGRTTTTKITMAGVATTTLLVALVPGQALLGPGTLMSILALRLLSGVFIGGGYTSAVPLAMEWTVPRRRGLVSGLIMWMSPWANASIAMLVFVLLGVLGADRYSAWGWRIPFLLGSLMAFAMLIYYRKYVSDAPVWKRTAKVPNPLQDIFVGANRRPLRQVFVMMTGMWLFTNMALAVLTGQLKTDGHLSDQGVSFTMMCATVVSAIAMAGCGHLSTLIGRRVFFIGFGVLSTILAPIVYLAIFHQTAQAALVLLVVSLQIVTVSVYGPIAAYLTERFPTAVRSSGYGLAYSLSIVLPALYPYYLPPLQQALGDQEAVAALLALAGLLVAIGAVAGPETGTVAS from the coding sequence ATGTGCCCGCAGCTCGAACATGCAACAACCCTTGAGACCCGATCGAACCCGGAGGGCGCTGCGATGCCCCTTGCGGCCAAACGTGCTGTACGAGGCGGAGTACTTGGCAACTACGTCGATCAATTCGACATATTCCTGCCGATCATCGCGCTGGCCCCCGCCGCCGCAAGTCTCTACGGCGCCGAGAATGTGGCGACGAACGCAGGCCTGATCTTCGTCGCCACGTTGATCGGACGCCCACTCGGCGCTGCGATCTTTGGTCCGGTGGCCGATCGGATCGGCCGGACCACCACAACGAAGATCACGATGGCAGGCGTCGCCACCACAACCCTGCTTGTCGCTCTGGTACCCGGCCAGGCGCTGCTGGGCCCCGGTACCCTCATGTCGATCCTCGCGCTGCGCCTCCTGAGCGGGGTCTTCATCGGCGGTGGATACACGTCCGCCGTGCCGCTCGCGATGGAGTGGACAGTCCCGCGCCGGCGCGGCCTCGTCAGCGGTTTGATCATGTGGATGTCACCGTGGGCCAACGCCTCGATCGCGATGCTGGTCTTCGTTCTGCTTGGCGTATTGGGCGCGGACAGGTACAGCGCATGGGGCTGGCGGATTCCGTTTCTCCTGGGCTCGCTGATGGCGTTTGCCATGCTGATCTACTATCGTAAGTACGTTTCCGATGCCCCGGTGTGGAAGCGCACTGCCAAGGTACCGAACCCGCTCCAGGACATCTTCGTCGGTGCGAATCGCCGCCCGCTGCGGCAGGTATTCGTCATGATGACCGGGATGTGGCTCTTCACCAACATGGCGCTCGCGGTTCTCACCGGCCAGCTGAAGACCGACGGACACCTCTCCGATCAGGGCGTTTCCTTCACCATGATGTGTGCGACGGTGGTCTCGGCCATCGCCATGGCCGGCTGCGGCCATCTCTCGACCCTCATCGGACGGCGCGTCTTCTTCATCGGCTTCGGCGTTCTCTCCACGATTCTGGCGCCAATCGTCTACCTGGCGATCTTCCATCAGACAGCTCAGGCGGCGCTCGTGCTCCTCGTGGTGTCGCTGCAGATTGTCACGGTGTCCGTCTATGGTCCGATTGCTGCCTACCTGACCGAACGCTTCCCGACCGCAGTGCGCTCGAGCGGGTACGGCCTGGCATACAGCCTCTCGATCGTGCTGCCCGCCCTGTACCCGTACTACCTGCCGCCGCTGCAGCAGGCCCTCGGGGATCAGGAGGCCGTGGCCGCCCTGCTGGCACTCGCGGGCCTCCTAGTCGCGATCGGTGCGGTCGCCGGCCCGGAAACGGGTACGGTGGCGAGCTGA
- the thiD gene encoding bifunctional hydroxymethylpyrimidine kinase/phosphomethylpyrimidine kinase, with amino-acid sequence MIVHALSIAGTDPSGGAGIQADLKTFSALGVYGTTVISALVAQNTMGVAAIHQVPGDFVTVQLENLFDDVRIDAVKIGMLGTADVIGAVAAALRRHRPPYIVLDPVMVATSGDRLLTADARRALREELLPVVDLITPNLLEAADLLGADEATSEDEMFGQLEGLQRLCPGVLIKGGHLNGPESVDLLQVDGKVTRLRAARVPTRNTHGTGCTLSAAIAALRPQRPDWTSAVADAKDYLTGALLAAHALDVGHGHGPVHHFHALWPRGRPRSAAS; translated from the coding sequence ATGATCGTCCATGCGCTGAGCATCGCCGGCACCGACCCCAGCGGCGGCGCCGGCATCCAAGCCGATCTGAAGACCTTTTCCGCCTTGGGCGTGTACGGCACGACCGTCATCAGCGCGCTCGTCGCCCAGAACACCATGGGGGTCGCGGCGATCCATCAGGTTCCCGGTGACTTCGTCACCGTGCAGCTGGAGAACCTGTTCGACGATGTTCGCATCGACGCAGTGAAGATCGGCATGCTCGGCACCGCCGACGTCATCGGGGCGGTCGCGGCCGCCCTCAGGAGGCACCGTCCCCCGTACATCGTGCTGGACCCGGTCATGGTCGCCACAAGCGGTGACCGGCTGCTCACCGCCGATGCAAGGAGAGCACTACGAGAGGAGCTGCTGCCCGTCGTCGACCTGATCACCCCGAACCTGCTGGAGGCCGCCGACCTGCTCGGCGCGGACGAGGCCACCAGCGAGGACGAGATGTTCGGCCAACTTGAAGGACTCCAGCGGCTTTGTCCCGGTGTGCTCATCAAGGGTGGCCACCTCAACGGCCCCGAGAGCGTGGACCTGCTCCAGGTTGACGGGAAGGTCACCCGCCTGCGCGCCGCCCGCGTGCCGACGCGCAATACCCACGGCACCGGCTGCACCCTCTCCGCCGCAATCGCCGCGCTACGCCCCCAACGGCCGGACTGGACCAGCGCGGTCGCTGACGCCAAGGACTACCTGACCGGCGCACTGCTCGCCGCGCACGCCCTTGACGTAGGTCACGGGCACGGCCCGGTACACCACTTCCACGCGCTATGGCCACGAGGACGACCCCGCTCAGCAGCGTCCTGA